One Mycobacterium paraseoulense genomic window, CGCGGCGGTGCCGGCGGTCGCCTCGGTTGCTTTGTCCCGGCGTCGCAGCCGGGCCAGCGGATTACCCACGCCCGCCTACCGAGTGGCCGCGCGGACGGCGGCGGCGAAGGCGTCGCCGCGGTCGGCGTACCCGGTGAACTGGTCGAACGACGCGCCGGCCGGTGCCAGCAGCACGGTGTCGCCGGGCCGTGCCAGGTCGCGGGCCGCGGCCACCGCCGCGGTCATGACGGAAGTGCCGAGATCCCCGCCCGAATGTTTCACTTCTGTCACATCTGCACCAACAACCACAGGCGTCGCTTTCATATCAGCATCCTCGCCTGTCACAACCTGGACGACGGGGACATCCGGCGCGTGTCGCGATAACGCCTCTGCAACCTCATGGCGATCCCGGCCGATGAGCACCGCGCCGACCAGCCGGGGGGCGATCCTGGCGACCTCGGCGTCCACCGATGCGCCCTTGAGCAGACCGCCGGCCACCCACACCACGCGCGGATAGGCCAGCACGGACGCCTCGGCGGCGTGCGGATTGGTGGCCTTGGAGTCGTCGACGTAGGTGACTCCGTCGGCGATGGCGACCACCTCCGCCCGATGCCGACCCACCCGGAAGGCCGCGACCGCGTCGGCGATCGCATCGGCGGGCACGCCGACGCTGCGCGCCAGCGCCGCCGCGGCCAGGGCGTCCAGGATGCCGACGGGTCCCGGCACGGGGATCGAGTCGACGGGCAGCAGCGGGAGGTCGGCGGCGAAGGCCCGGTCGATCAGTTGGCCGTCGCGCACACCCAGTTCGCCCGGCGAGGGCTCGCCGAGCCGGAAGCCGACGCGCACCGGCGCCGGGGCGGTGCCCAGCAGTGCCGCCGCCCGGGCGTCGTCG contains:
- the murD gene encoding UDP-N-acetylmuramoyl-L-alanine--D-glutamate ligase; the encoded protein is MPDLDPLVPGAPVLVAGGGVTGRAVLAALTRFGAVPTLCDDDPATLRRYAETGVATVTTSTATRRPADYALVVTSPGFAPDTPLLVAAGAAGVPVWGDVELAWRLDAAGRYGPPRRWLVVTGTNGKTTTTSMLQAMLIAGGRRSRLCGNIGDPVLDVLAEPADLLAVELSSFQLHWAPSVRPEAGAVLNIAEDHLDWHSSMAEYTAAKARVLRGRVAVVGLDDARAAALLGTAPAPVRVGFRLGEPSPGELGVRDGQLIDRAFAADLPLLPVDSIPVPGPVGILDALAAAALARSVGVPADAIADAVAAFRVGRHRAEVVAIADGVTYVDDSKATNPHAAEASVLAYPRVVWVAGGLLKGASVDAEVARIAPRLVGAVLIGRDRHEVAEALSRHAPDVPVVQVVTGEDADMKATPVVVGADVTEVKHSGGDLGTSVMTAAVAAARDLARPGDTVLLAPAGASFDQFTGYADRGDAFAAAVRAATR